The proteins below are encoded in one region of Winogradskyella helgolandensis:
- the thrS gene encoding threonine--tRNA ligase: protein MIQITLPDGSVRSFEKDVTPYEVAVDISAGFARNVISAKFNDTVIETTTPLTTDGSLTLYTFKDDEGKKAFWHSSAHVLAQALEELYPGVKLWVGPAIDNGFYYDVDLGEEGTISEKDFKSIETKMIEIARGKHDFKMRDVSKAEALSYYKGKNEYKVDLIENLEDGTISFCDHSTFSDLCRGGHIPNTGIIKAFKILSVAGAYYKGDEKNKQLTRVYGISFPKQKELTEYLELLEEAKKRDHRKLGKELELFTFSQKVGQGLPLWLPKGAALRERLENFLKAAQKKAGYEMVVTPHIGSKELYVTSGHFAKYGEDSFQPITTPSEGEEFLLKPMNCPHHCEIYNAKPFSYKELPKRYAEFGTVYRYEQSGELHGLTRVRGFTQDDAHIFCTPDQLDKEFKDVIDLVLYVFGSLGFENFTAQVSLRDPENPDKYIGSDENWKKAEEAILNAAKDKGLNFVVETGEAAFYGPKLDFMVKDALGRQWQLGTIQVDYNLPERFDLSYKGSDNEMHRPVMIHRAPFGSMERFIAILLEHTGGNFPLWLMPEQAIILSISEKYEKYAEKVLISLENDEIRALTDNRNETVGKKIREAEMQKFPFMIIVGEQEEKDNTITVRQHGGEDLGTITVEDFVKIVKDRISKSLKTFK from the coding sequence ATGATACAAATTACTCTACCAGATGGTTCGGTTAGGTCTTTCGAAAAAGATGTAACTCCTTATGAAGTGGCTGTAGACATTAGTGCAGGATTTGCACGTAATGTTATTTCAGCAAAATTCAATGATACTGTTATTGAAACCACCACTCCATTGACCACAGATGGTAGTCTTACCTTATATACATTTAAAGACGATGAAGGAAAAAAAGCCTTTTGGCATTCTTCTGCTCACGTTTTAGCTCAAGCTTTAGAAGAATTATACCCTGGAGTAAAGCTTTGGGTAGGTCCTGCAATAGATAATGGTTTTTATTATGATGTTGATTTAGGTGAAGAAGGTACTATTTCTGAAAAGGATTTTAAATCTATCGAAACTAAAATGATAGAAATCGCTAGAGGTAAGCACGATTTTAAAATGCGTGATGTATCGAAAGCAGAAGCTTTGTCTTATTATAAAGGTAAAAATGAATACAAAGTTGATTTAATTGAAAACCTTGAAGATGGTACTATTAGTTTCTGTGACCATTCTACGTTTTCAGACCTATGTCGTGGTGGTCATATCCCAAATACTGGGATTATAAAAGCCTTTAAGATTTTAAGTGTTGCTGGTGCCTATTATAAAGGGGATGAAAAGAACAAGCAATTAACGCGAGTTTATGGTATTTCTTTTCCGAAGCAAAAGGAATTGACAGAATATCTTGAACTTTTAGAAGAAGCTAAGAAACGTGATCATAGAAAATTAGGTAAAGAGCTTGAGCTCTTTACATTTTCACAAAAAGTTGGTCAAGGTTTACCGCTTTGGTTACCAAAAGGTGCAGCATTACGAGAGCGTTTAGAAAATTTCTTAAAAGCAGCCCAGAAAAAAGCCGGCTATGAAATGGTAGTAACTCCACATATTGGTAGTAAAGAGTTATATGTAACCTCAGGTCACTTTGCTAAATATGGTGAAGATAGCTTTCAGCCTATAACCACTCCTTCTGAAGGTGAAGAATTTCTTTTAAAACCAATGAACTGTCCACATCATTGTGAAATTTATAATGCTAAACCTTTTTCATATAAAGAATTACCCAAACGTTATGCCGAATTTGGTACTGTATACCGCTATGAACAAAGTGGTGAATTACATGGTTTAACTAGAGTTAGAGGCTTTACACAAGATGATGCTCATATTTTCTGTACACCAGATCAGTTGGACAAAGAGTTTAAAGACGTTATTGATTTAGTACTGTATGTCTTTGGATCATTAGGTTTCGAGAATTTTACAGCTCAGGTCTCACTAAGAGACCCTGAAAATCCTGATAAATATATTGGAAGTGACGAAAATTGGAAGAAAGCAGAAGAAGCTATTTTAAATGCTGCGAAAGATAAAGGTTTAAATTTTGTTGTGGAAACGGGTGAAGCAGCATTTTACGGTCCTAAGTTAGACTTTATGGTTAAAGATGCTCTTGGGCGTCAATGGCAATTAGGTACCATACAAGTTGATTATAATTTACCAGAACGCTTTGATTTATCTTATAAAGGTAGTGATAACGAAATGCATAGACCGGTTATGATTCACCGTGCTCCTTTTGGTAGTATGGAACGTTTTATAGCTATATTGCTAGAGCATACAGGTGGAAACTTCCCACTTTGGTTAATGCCAGAACAAGCAATTATACTCTCTATAAGTGAGAAATATGAAAAATACGCCGAAAAAGTTTTAATTTCGCTAGAAAATGACGAAATTCGCGCCCTCACAGACAACAGAAATGAAACTGTAGGTAAGAAAATTCGAGAAGCTGAAATGCAAAAGTTTCCGTTTATGATTATTGTAGGTGAGCAAGAAGAAAAAGACAATACAATAACAGTGCGTCAACATGGTGGTGAAGACCTTGGCACAATTACTGTAGAAGACTTTGTGAAAATAGTAAAAGATAGAATTAGTAAAAGTTTAAAAACTTTTAAATAA
- the infC gene encoding translation initiation factor IF-3, with protein sequence MRRNRKNFTRRVSQEDKHRINSKIRSEEVRLVGDNVEIGVYPIKQALSLADEQGLDLVEISPNANPPVCKVMDYKKFLYEQKKREKTLKSKATKVIVKEIRFGPQTDDHDYEFKKKHAEKFLKDGAKLKAFVFFKGRSIVFKEQGQILLLKLAQDLEEYGKVEQMPKLEGKRMIMFIAPKKK encoded by the coding sequence ATACGTAGAAACAGAAAGAATTTTACAAGACGTGTATCTCAAGAAGATAAACACCGTATAAATTCTAAAATCAGATCTGAAGAAGTAAGATTAGTCGGAGATAATGTTGAAATAGGTGTTTATCCTATAAAACAGGCATTATCCCTAGCCGACGAACAAGGTTTAGATCTCGTAGAGATTTCGCCAAATGCGAACCCTCCTGTTTGTAAAGTTATGGATTATAAAAAATTCCTTTACGAGCAGAAGAAACGAGAAAAAACATTAAAATCTAAAGCGACTAAAGTAATCGTTAAAGAAATTCGTTTTGGTCCTCAAACAGATGACCATGATTACGAGTTTAAAAAGAAACATGCAGAAAAGTTCCTAAAAGACGGAGCGAAATTAAAAGCGTTTGTTTTCTTTAAAGGACGATCCATTGTATTTAAAGAACAAGGTCAAATTTTATTATTAAAATTAGCCCAAGATCTTGAAGAATATGGAAAGGTAGAACAAATGCCTAAGCTAGAAGGAAAGCGAATGATTATGTTCATCGCACCTAAGAAAAAGTAG
- the rpmI gene encoding 50S ribosomal protein L35 yields MPKMKTKSSAKKRFKLTGTGKIKRKHAFKSHILTKKSKKRKLKLTHDGLVHKADENNIKTLLRLK; encoded by the coding sequence ATGCCTAAAATGAAAACAAAATCGAGTGCTAAGAAACGTTTCAAACTAACTGGCACTGGTAAGATTAAAAGAAAGCATGCTTTTAAGAGTCATATATTGACAAAAAAATCTAAAAAGCGTAAGCTTAAATTAACTCATGATGGTTTGGTACACAAAGCAGATGAGAACAATATTAAAACATTATTACGTTTAAAGTAA
- the rplT gene encoding 50S ribosomal protein L20, with amino-acid sequence MPRSVNSVAKRARRKKVLKQAKGYFGRRKNVWTVAKNAVDKAMQYSYRDRRVKKRTFRSLWIMRINAGARQHGMSYSKFMGGLKSNNIDLNRKVLADLAMNHPDAFEAIVNKVK; translated from the coding sequence ATGCCAAGATCAGTAAATTCAGTAGCAAAAAGAGCCAGAAGAAAAAAGGTTCTTAAGCAAGCAAAAGGTTACTTCGGAAGACGTAAAAACGTTTGGACAGTAGCAAAAAATGCGGTTGACAAAGCGATGCAATATTCGTACAGAGACCGTAGAGTAAAAAAGAGAACATTCCGTTCGTTATGGATTATGCGTATTAACGCAGGTGCAAGACAGCATGGAATGAGCTATTCAAAATTTATGGGAGGATTAAAATCAAATAATATTGACTTGAACCGTAAGGTGCTTGCCGATTTAGCGATGAATCACCCAGATGCTTTTGAAGCTATAGTAAACAAAGTAAAATAG
- a CDS encoding amidohydrolase family protein, whose product MKRIQLIATLILLVTFNAFSQDKDKTKSWDVSNPEGDWNFKELNLSTNEGTWMNLDVSPDGKAIVFDLLGDIYIMDSNGGKAKLLREGLPFEIQPRFSPDGKHISFTSDAGGGDNIWIMNTDGSDANQITKEDFRLLNNTVWTPDGEYLIARKHFTSGRSLGAGELWMYHKTGGSGLQLTQKKNDQQDVNEPTISPDGKYLYYSEDVYPGGAFQYNKDPNSQIYVINRYNMKTGQTTRITGGPGGAARPQISRDGKKLAFVKRVRTKTVLYIHDLETGEEWPVYDQLNKDQQEAWAIFGVYTNFNWMPNNEDIVIWSGGKINKININSLKVSDIPFQANSTIKIAKAVEFDTPVAPDTFDAKVIRHATTSPDGKTIVFNALGYLYTQKLPNGKAKRLTTGTDFEFEPTFSPDGNSITYVTWNDQNLGAIYSIPSTGGTSTKLTSEKGIYRNPSYSRNGKHIVYRKENGNNEQGRTFSKKPGLYLMNSDGTNTKFVTKEGEFPMFNADDTRIIYQNGGQFFGALTKELKSVDLNGFDERTLVKSKHGNILLPSPDSNWIAFVHLHKVYLAPMPKSGHTLDLTDKTKYVPVTQLSKDAGINLHWSKDSKIVHWTLGNQYFSANASEDAKLVEKGIHINLEAKTDKPSGRIALKGARLITMEGDDVIENGTIVINNNIIEAIGNTSDITIPSDAKVYDVSGKTIMPGMVDAHAHIGGFRYGLTTQKHWQFYANLAYGVTTSHDPSAHTETIFALSELQKTGELVGPRLYSTGFILYGADGDFKAVINNLEDARSSIRRTKAFGALSVKSYNQPRREQRQQVLQAAREEGIFVVPEGGSTFYHNITMVMDGHTGVEHNIPVAPVYKDVLELWGNSNVGYTPTLIVNYGGMNSEVYWYQKTNVWENEKLLKYTPRAIIDSRSRHRVMVPDEEYENGHILVSKTTKALSDAGVKVNLGAHGQLQGLGAHWELWSLQQGGMTNHEALKAATINSANYIGAGNDIGSLKKGKLADLIVMDKNPLENIRNSESIIYTMINGRMYDTETMNEIGNHPKERTEFYWENNKYNQAFPWHEESQSFTREACGCNVGSH is encoded by the coding sequence ATGAAGCGTATTCAACTTATTGCAACCCTCATTCTACTTGTTACTTTTAACGCTTTCAGCCAAGATAAAGATAAAACAAAATCATGGGATGTCTCCAATCCTGAAGGTGATTGGAATTTCAAAGAACTTAACCTTTCAACTAACGAAGGCACTTGGATGAATTTAGATGTGAGTCCGGATGGAAAAGCTATTGTTTTTGATTTATTAGGAGATATCTACATCATGGATAGCAATGGTGGTAAGGCTAAATTATTAAGAGAAGGTTTACCTTTTGAAATACAACCTCGCTTTAGTCCAGACGGTAAACACATCTCATTTACTAGTGATGCTGGTGGAGGCGACAACATATGGATTATGAACACTGATGGCTCTGATGCTAATCAAATAACAAAGGAAGATTTTAGATTACTAAACAATACAGTTTGGACACCAGATGGTGAGTATCTTATTGCCCGAAAACACTTTACTTCCGGTCGCTCTTTAGGAGCTGGTGAATTATGGATGTATCATAAAACTGGAGGTAGTGGTTTACAACTGACACAAAAGAAAAATGATCAACAGGATGTGAACGAACCCACTATATCTCCTGACGGAAAGTATTTATACTATAGTGAAGATGTGTATCCTGGAGGAGCTTTTCAATATAACAAAGATCCTAATAGCCAAATCTATGTCATCAATCGTTACAACATGAAAACAGGACAAACCACGAGAATCACAGGTGGTCCAGGAGGAGCTGCACGCCCTCAAATTTCTAGAGATGGAAAAAAATTAGCATTTGTAAAACGTGTTCGTACTAAAACTGTATTATATATTCACGATTTAGAAACAGGTGAAGAATGGCCTGTGTATGATCAACTGAATAAAGACCAGCAAGAAGCTTGGGCTATTTTTGGAGTCTATACCAACTTTAATTGGATGCCTAATAACGAAGACATCGTGATTTGGTCTGGCGGAAAAATTAATAAAATCAATATCAACTCTCTTAAAGTTTCAGATATCCCGTTTCAAGCAAACTCAACGATTAAAATTGCTAAAGCTGTGGAATTTGATACGCCTGTGGCACCAGATACTTTTGATGCTAAAGTGATTCGACATGCAACCACATCACCAGATGGAAAAACCATTGTTTTTAATGCGCTTGGCTATTTATACACCCAGAAATTACCTAACGGCAAAGCCAAACGATTAACTACTGGAACTGATTTTGAATTTGAACCGACCTTCTCACCCGATGGCAATTCAATCACTTATGTGACTTGGAATGATCAAAATTTAGGAGCTATCTATTCGATTCCTTCAACTGGCGGAACGTCTACAAAGTTAACTTCAGAAAAAGGCATTTACAGAAATCCGTCGTACTCACGTAATGGCAAACATATCGTCTATCGCAAAGAAAACGGGAACAACGAACAAGGTCGAACGTTTTCAAAAAAGCCAGGTTTGTATTTGATGAATAGTGATGGGACAAACACCAAATTTGTAACCAAAGAAGGAGAATTCCCAATGTTTAATGCTGATGATACACGAATTATTTACCAAAATGGCGGACAATTTTTTGGGGCTTTAACTAAAGAATTAAAAAGTGTTGATCTTAATGGTTTTGATGAACGTACGCTTGTAAAATCAAAGCATGGGAATATTTTGTTGCCAAGTCCTGATAGCAACTGGATTGCTTTTGTTCATTTACATAAAGTTTATTTAGCTCCAATGCCAAAATCTGGACATACTTTAGACTTAACCGATAAAACCAAATATGTTCCAGTTACGCAGCTTTCAAAAGATGCAGGTATCAATTTACATTGGTCTAAAGACAGCAAAATAGTACATTGGACCTTAGGAAATCAGTATTTTTCGGCAAATGCTTCGGAAGATGCTAAACTCGTTGAAAAAGGAATACATATTAATCTCGAAGCTAAAACGGATAAACCTTCAGGTAGAATTGCCTTAAAAGGAGCTCGCCTTATTACAATGGAAGGTGATGACGTTATTGAAAATGGAACTATCGTTATTAATAACAACATTATTGAAGCTATAGGAAATACTTCAGACATAACAATTCCTTCCGATGCAAAAGTCTATGATGTATCAGGAAAAACAATTATGCCAGGCATGGTAGATGCTCATGCGCATATTGGTGGGTTCAGATACGGATTAACAACACAAAAGCATTGGCAATTTTATGCGAATTTAGCTTATGGAGTGACGACCTCTCATGACCCCTCTGCACATACTGAAACCATTTTTGCACTTTCGGAATTACAAAAAACAGGGGAGCTTGTTGGGCCTCGCCTCTACTCTACAGGATTTATCCTTTATGGAGCCGATGGAGATTTTAAAGCTGTTATTAACAATCTTGAAGATGCACGTTCGTCTATTAGAAGAACAAAGGCTTTTGGTGCTTTATCTGTAAAGAGTTACAATCAACCAAGACGTGAGCAACGTCAACAAGTCTTACAAGCTGCTCGCGAGGAAGGGATTTTTGTCGTTCCCGAAGGTGGTTCAACGTTTTATCACAATATCACCATGGTTATGGATGGGCATACTGGAGTAGAACACAATATTCCTGTGGCTCCTGTATATAAAGATGTTTTAGAACTTTGGGGAAATAGTAATGTGGGTTACACACCAACACTTATTGTGAATTATGGAGGTATGAATAGTGAAGTGTATTGGTATCAAAAGACCAATGTTTGGGAGAATGAAAAGCTTCTAAAATATACTCCAAGAGCAATTATCGATTCACGTTCTAGACATCGTGTTATGGTTCCGGATGAAGAATATGAAAACGGTCATATTTTGGTATCTAAAACCACTAAAGCACTTAGTGATGCTGGTGTAAAAGTCAACCTTGGAGCGCATGGTCAATTACAAGGACTTGGAGCCCATTGGGAATTATGGTCACTTCAACAAGGCGGCATGACGAATCATGAAGCTTTAAAAGCAGCGACTATTAATAGTGCTAACTATATAGGTGCTGGTAACGATATTGGTTCTCTTAAAAAAGGGAAGTTAGCCGATTTAATTGTTATGGATAAAAACCCTTTAGAAAATATTAGAAATTCTGAAAGTATTATTTACACCATGATTAATGGTCGTATGTATGATACTGAAACCATGAATGAAATAGGAAATCATCCAAAAGAACGGACTGAATTCTATTGGGAAAATAATAAATATAACCAAGCATTTCCTTGGCATGAGGAATCGCAGAGTTTTACTCGAGAGGCTTGTGGCTGTAATGTGGGTTCGCATTAA
- a CDS encoding HAD family hydrolase: protein MKDVKMVVTDMDGTLLNSNHEVSERFFKIFEDLKQQNIQFVAASGRPYYSIVDKLQPIKDDIIIVAENGGLVIKNENVLLSNLLHPNRLIELYKLVTTIENTYPIFCTKNRAFILRASNNLVKTFSEYYSVYTIIDSFEEITEDVIKIALYHTTNSEANIFPFVKHLKPELNVVVSGNHWVDISEAITNKGNAITFLQKQLNITPSETMVFGDYNNDLEMLKCAEYSYAMANAHPDVKAVANFETVSNDNNGVELVLEALIAESRKD, encoded by the coding sequence ATGAAAGACGTTAAAATGGTAGTCACAGATATGGATGGCACATTATTAAATTCTAATCACGAAGTAAGCGAAAGGTTCTTTAAAATATTTGAAGACTTAAAGCAGCAAAACATTCAGTTTGTTGCCGCAAGTGGACGACCTTATTATAGCATTGTAGATAAACTTCAACCTATAAAAGATGATATTATTATTGTTGCTGAAAATGGTGGATTGGTCATTAAGAACGAAAACGTATTGCTTTCTAATCTACTTCATCCGAATCGATTAATAGAACTTTATAAATTAGTGACTACCATTGAAAACACCTATCCTATTTTCTGCACTAAAAATCGAGCCTTTATTCTTAGAGCATCTAATAATTTGGTAAAGACGTTTTCTGAATATTATTCAGTCTATACTATAATCGATTCTTTTGAAGAAATTACTGAAGACGTCATTAAAATAGCATTGTATCACACCACAAATTCTGAAGCTAATATCTTCCCATTTGTAAAACATCTAAAGCCAGAACTCAATGTTGTGGTATCTGGTAATCATTGGGTAGATATTTCTGAAGCGATTACTAATAAAGGAAATGCAATTACTTTTTTACAAAAGCAACTGAACATTACTCCTTCTGAAACTATGGTATTTGGAGATTACAATAACGATTTAGAAATGTTGAAATGCGCAGAATATAGTTACGCAATGGCCAATGCGCATCCTGATGTAAAAGCAGTTGCCAATTTCGAAACTGTATCTAATGATAATAATGGTGTAGAACTGGTTTTAGAAGCGTTAATTGCCGAAAGCCGTAAGGACTAA
- a CDS encoding secondary thiamine-phosphate synthase enzyme YjbQ, which produces MQFFQKEIKLQPFSRGFHLVTTEVVNAIPEISQIKIGQLQIFIKHTSASLTINENADPTVRLDFESHINKMVPENQAYYQHTYEGSDDMPAHIKASLMGTSVQIPITNGKLNLGIWQGVYLCEHRNRAGGRQLVLTAFGN; this is translated from the coding sequence ATGCAATTCTTTCAAAAGGAAATCAAACTACAACCATTTTCAAGAGGTTTTCATTTAGTGACCACTGAAGTAGTAAATGCGATTCCTGAAATTAGTCAGATTAAAATCGGACAATTGCAAATATTCATTAAGCATACATCTGCAAGTTTAACGATTAACGAGAATGCAGATCCAACGGTTAGATTAGATTTTGAAAGTCATATCAATAAAATGGTTCCAGAAAATCAGGCTTATTACCAGCATACTTATGAAGGTTCTGATGATATGCCTGCACATATAAAAGCATCATTAATGGGAACGTCTGTTCAAATTCCTATCACAAATGGTAAATTAAATCTCGGAATTTGGCAAGGTGTTTACCTTTGCGAGCATAGAAATAGAGCAGGAGGAAGACAGTTAGTCCTTACGGCTTTCGGCAATTAA
- a CDS encoding EF-hand domain-containing protein yields the protein MLSKETILNKIQILITNHFKTPEDAFKFFDKDGDGKLNKAEIVKLLKEAEITGFIRGMVSSKLIEGYDKDGDHLINWEEFKSAIDEISDQSK from the coding sequence ATGTTATCAAAAGAAACGATACTCAACAAAATCCAAATTTTAATTACAAATCATTTTAAAACTCCAGAGGACGCCTTTAAGTTTTTCGATAAAGATGGAGACGGAAAACTAAACAAAGCTGAAATTGTAAAATTATTGAAAGAAGCTGAAATTACCGGATTTATACGTGGTATGGTGTCTTCAAAATTAATAGAAGGCTATGATAAAGATGGAGATCACCTTATAAATTGGGAAGAATTTAAATCTGCTATTGATGAGATATCAGATCAATCGAAATAA
- a CDS encoding asparagine synthetase B, whose product MDAETQSNHLKAYGITYWTLERELKVKWLLNYRGGSFLLPDADIIQRECQIRGVSFEVISDAKATQILEEIASPAVNQEAVVLEKAPKIAVYTPTGLKPWDDAVTMVLTYAEIPYETIYDEEVLNDELLLYDWLHLHHEDFTGQYGKFYRAYRSAAWYIEDKREAEALAKRLGYNKVSEEKSAVSLKIRDYVVGGGFMFAMCSATDSFDIALSAEGVDICEPMFDGDGSDPGYQNKIDFSKTFAFKDYILERSPNVYEFSSIDMTQKRQINKTVDYFSLMEYSAKWDPIPSMLTQNHTALVKGFMGQTTSFSRDQIKSNVLVMGENKTNGEAKYIHGIKGKGFFTFYGGHDPEDYTHRVGDPKTELDLHPTSPGYRLILNNVLFPAAKKKKQKT is encoded by the coding sequence ATGGATGCAGAAACGCAAAGCAATCATTTAAAAGCATATGGAATAACATATTGGACCTTAGAGCGTGAGCTAAAAGTTAAGTGGCTACTTAATTATAGAGGTGGTTCATTTCTATTGCCAGATGCCGATATTATTCAGCGCGAGTGCCAAATTAGAGGAGTTTCTTTTGAGGTAATTTCGGATGCAAAAGCGACTCAGATTTTAGAAGAGATTGCGAGTCCTGCAGTAAATCAAGAAGCTGTGGTTTTGGAAAAGGCACCAAAAATTGCGGTTTATACTCCAACAGGGCTAAAACCTTGGGATGATGCAGTAACTATGGTTTTAACCTATGCTGAAATTCCTTATGAAACTATTTATGATGAAGAGGTTTTGAATGATGAATTATTACTTTATGATTGGTTACACTTACATCATGAAGATTTTACAGGTCAATATGGAAAATTCTACAGAGCATATAGATCTGCTGCTTGGTATATTGAAGATAAAAGAGAAGCAGAAGCCTTAGCCAAACGATTAGGCTACAATAAAGTTTCAGAAGAGAAATCAGCTGTTTCCCTTAAAATTAGGGATTATGTAGTTGGTGGTGGATTTATGTTTGCCATGTGTTCTGCAACAGATAGTTTTGATATCGCACTTTCAGCGGAAGGTGTAGATATTTGCGAGCCTATGTTTGATGGTGATGGTAGTGATCCAGGTTATCAGAATAAAATCGATTTTTCTAAAACCTTTGCTTTTAAAGATTATATTTTAGAACGTAGTCCTAATGTTTACGAGTTTTCGTCTATAGATATGACTCAAAAACGACAAATTAATAAGACTGTAGATTATTTTTCTCTTATGGAATATTCTGCAAAATGGGATCCAATTCCATCAATGTTAACTCAAAATCATACCGCATTGGTTAAAGGTTTTATGGGACAAACAACTTCATTTAGTAGAGATCAAATAAAATCCAACGTCTTAGTAATGGGTGAAAACAAAACAAATGGAGAAGCTAAATATATTCACGGTATTAAAGGAAAAGGCTTTTTTACCTTTTATGGAGGCCATGATCCTGAAGATTACACGCATAGAGTAGGCGATCCAAAAACGGAATTAGACCTGCATCCCACATCTCCAGGGTATCGGCTAATTTTAAACAATGTATTATTTCCTGCGGCTAAAAAGAAGAAGCAGAAAACGTAA
- a CDS encoding AI-2E family transporter translates to MLEQRRTTNVLLLIIAVPLVFYLLKILSFIFIPLIFSMFIALLFLPLMRWLGRRNFPKVVSIIIVLLLVAVGLKLGIELVQLSSKEILANNTEFLSKAELKIADLKVYLLDNFGIEIEQEHGFLGQFFQKENLGSTLGFLNSFLTSLLMTVFFVVLWLAESINVHKLLNNTLLKRKHTSVKTFMKIEKDLIKFIKVKVLVSALTGLFTGLMCVFFDVSFPIFWGLFAFAINFVQMVGSFISVIFLSIFAFVELDPTSTLFFFIFAISMVQVTFGAVLEPIFMGKSFSINVIAVLVMLMFWGFLWGIPGLVMAIPITVFIKIILEQFEGTKVIASLLSGNEASLE, encoded by the coding sequence ATGTTAGAACAAAGACGTACAACCAATGTGTTGTTGCTAATTATAGCAGTTCCTTTAGTATTCTATTTACTAAAGATATTGTCCTTTATATTTATACCATTGATTTTTTCAATGTTTATTGCGCTATTGTTTTTGCCATTAATGCGTTGGTTAGGACGACGAAATTTCCCCAAAGTAGTAAGCATAATTATTGTTTTATTGCTGGTTGCAGTTGGACTTAAATTAGGTATTGAATTAGTACAATTATCTAGCAAAGAAATATTAGCGAATAACACGGAATTTTTATCTAAAGCTGAATTAAAAATAGCCGACTTAAAAGTTTATTTATTAGATAATTTTGGAATAGAGATTGAACAAGAACATGGCTTTTTAGGACAGTTCTTTCAAAAAGAAAATTTAGGATCTACACTTGGGTTTTTAAATTCTTTCCTAACCAGTTTATTAATGACCGTTTTCTTTGTAGTATTATGGTTAGCAGAATCCATTAATGTTCATAAGTTGCTGAATAATACATTGTTAAAAAGAAAACATACATCGGTTAAAACCTTCATGAAGATTGAAAAAGATCTTATAAAATTTATTAAAGTAAAGGTATTAGTTAGTGCTTTAACAGGGCTATTTACAGGGCTAATGTGTGTGTTTTTTGATGTAAGCTTCCCAATTTTTTGGGGATTATTTGCCTTCGCTATTAACTTTGTACAAATGGTTGGTTCCTTTATTTCGGTAATATTCTTGTCCATTTTTGCCTTTGTAGAACTAGATCCAACAAGTACGTTGTTCTTCTTTATTTTTGCAATTTCAATGGTGCAAGTCACATTTGGTGCTGTTTTAGAGCCAATTTTTATGGGGAAATCTTTTTCTATAAACGTGATTGCTGTATTAGTTATGCTGATGTTTTGGGGCTTTCTATGGGGAATTCCGGGTTTAGTGATGGCGATTCCGATTACTGTTTTTATTAAAATTATTTTAGAACAGTTTGAAGGTACCAAAGTCATAGCTAGCTTACTATCTGGAAATGAAGCTTCATTAGAGTAA